The nucleotide sequence GCTACTGTTGAAAGCAAAGCTTGATATATGAACCGGAGGCTTTATCTCTGTcttgttattaatttttctcaaatgcCACCCCAAAACTTGTGAAGATTCACAAACCGGCCCCTCTACTATCACTCGCTTCCTATTAGCTGATACCAATATGTATACATTGTTTAGCCCCGCAAAATGGACTATCCCGCTTTGTTTGTGATGCTCAATGTGTCTCAACGCTAGgttcctttgatgatcaagCTCAAATTCAAAGCTCGTGAAGTTTTCTTTGAAGACTATACGTCTATACATTAAACCAGTTTTTCTTAACATTGTTGGTGAAGAGTTTTCTTCAGCATCGGAGTGTTTCTCCACGACTATCCACAATAAAGGAGGTGGAACTAGCCTCAAAGTATTGGCCATTCTCCTAAGGAGCACAATTTTGTAACGATCTTTCGTCATTACCCAGAGTTACAACAATCACTAGACCTCTTGgtgcaacttcttcttcttctgtcttGGAGAGTGATCTggtttcttgttcaggttcttgTGACTTCAAAGGTGCTGGGGCCTGACCTTGGGAACTGTTCAATGCTTTATCAACGAGAGGATTGTGTGTATAGGTAGAGTTCTCAAAAGGTTGGGAAGGAATCTGAGATTTAGTGGTAGTAGAGGGGGTGGTTTCGAAATTATAGAAAAGTGAAGCCTTACCAGCAGGAGCAAAGCCAGTGATGAAACACATTACAAAACATAGAGAGAAATGGATCACAGCTTTCTTCCATACCTGAGTTTTCTTCTTTGATCTCTCCAGAGATCCCATCAGGATCCAACCTTAAGAAgaagtttttcttaattaagtgattttccttttattttttgggAAGAACAATCTAGTTTGAAGAGTATGAAATATAAGGGCTTTTATGACATTTGTATAGTTTTTGTCTTTATATTGTTGGTAAATGATTAAAACCGGCGAGCTACGTAGGAGTAGGTTCTCTTTGATTGATTGCGTGTGTTGGTTGTGTTCTGCAACAACTTGTTGGGATCATTGGAACTCACTAGCTAGCTGAAACATGTTTgggaaatataagaaaattactGTTAATATagcaaatatattaaaattaaactttgcTTATTAATGACTCTTAATGcaagtaattattattttagttgttGTTGATGACTGATGAGTAAGGTTATGATCAAGATAGGAACCTTTGAGAGTACCTAATATAGAGGATAGTAGTCTTCAAAAAGTGTGAAGTGATGAAACTTGAAGTTGAAAGAGAcaatccaaaaaataaatattaacatgtCATCGTGGTTTATATTATGCACTTTAGCAAATGAATATCATTTTTACCGTTATATCAAGCCATGTAAATACATACCACCACAAACAAGTCGTTTTCTCAAGAAAGTTAGAAAAGAGATCAAGCTGGACGAGGAGTGAGCCTATCTTTGGCCGCCGTGTCTCCACGGTGGAGCCAGAGGAGATACGCAAGCAAGAAGAAGCCCCCCGAGAAACGCTCTGTTACTAACTCGGTGTTCTTGGAGCAAGAACAAGAAGAGACAAAGGAACCTCATGATGATGACGTCATTGTCGGAGAACCCAAGGTTGTGCATTTAATATTCAGTTCATTTAATACATCAGTCAAGTCACATTTGTTAATTTCCAAGAAAATACTCCACTAACGAAGGCGTCTTTGTCTATTTTTAATTCGTTCCTTAACGCGTACGGAACGCGGCCcaataaaataattactttAATTCTATTTTAAGTCTCTGCTTCTCTACCTTCTTTCCTCTTTGTAagatcaaagagagagagagagcgtttGTTGAGAAGATCTTATTAGAAGGTGAATATCAATCAGAACATGGCGAAAGAAGACAACCACGAAGCTCAACGATGCGAGTGCGAGGATCATGAGGAATCGAGTCCTCTCTTGCAAGTTAACGAAAGCAAGATCTGCTCAAAAGGGGACACCACCAAGACGGCGGAGGAATACGGCTGGACGGCGGATGGATTGCCGGTGAGCCAAGGGAGCGTGATCGGCGAGCCGATCGGGagaaaccaatggagttccggTCTTTTTTCCTGTCTCGGCCGAAACGACGAGTTCTGCAGCAGCGATCTCGAAGTTTGTGAGTCTTTATGTTCTGTCTCAATGATTAGTGTCTGaaatttgggatttttttgttaatgggTTTCTTGATTTGGTGGAGATTGAATTggaaagttttgattttgatgtggTTCACGGTTGGTGAGTCTTGTGTTCTGTCTCAAATGATTATTGTCGGAAATTTGAGATTTTCCTTAGTGGGTTTCTTGATTTGGTGGAGATTGTATTAGAAAGTTCTGATTTTGATGTGGTTCATGGTTGGTGAAAAGACTCAAATCTTTTACATCTTAATGGCTTCTTCTTTGTTAGGTCTCCTTGGAAGTGTGGCTCCATGTGTGTTGTATGGAAGCAATGCAGAGAGGCTTGGGTCTGCTCCTGGAACGTTTTCGAATCACTGCTTGACGTATTTGGGGTTGTACTTTGTCGGCAACTCTCTGTTTGGATGGAACTGCCTTGCTCCATGGTTCTCTTATTCTAGCCGCTCTGCCATTCGCCGAAGGTTTAACCTTGAGGTAATGATCGAATTAtctgatatttaattttttaaaaatagaaaatctgttttttttttttaaatctaaagtATCCGAAATTATCTGAGAAACAGGAAAAATTTAATCGGATATTAGTCTaaccaaaaaccgaaccgaaccaaatttCAAATAACCAAACGGTTCCTATATCTTTGGAACCGAAAATCGAGAAAAACCAAACTGGAACCAAACTTAAAACCGAACGCCAAGCCTAGTTGTACTCTAAGAAGAGACTCGATCAACTCCTCTCTTTATATATCTTCTTGGTTGTGTACAACTTTCTGAGTTTTATAGGAGCCATGGAGAGACAAGTCTTGTCTCATAGGCACTCTAGTGTCTCTGTTTTAGGTATGTGTATTACGAGAGTCTCTTTTGCACTGAATCTCGTGACCCCATCTTTGGTGTACAAAACAGGGAAGCTTTGAGGCGATGAACAGGTCGTGTGGTTGCTGCGGTAGCTGCATAGAGGATGAG is from Brassica napus cultivar Da-Ae chromosome A4, Da-Ae, whole genome shotgun sequence and encodes:
- the LOC106391501 gene encoding cell number regulator 8, with product MAKEDNHEAQRCECEDHEESSPLLQVNESKICSKGDTTKTAEEYGWTADGLPVSQGSVIGEPIGRNQWSSGLFSCLGRNDEFCSSDLEVCLLGSVAPCVLYGSNAERLGSAPGTFSNHCLTYLGLYFVGNSLFGWNCLAPWFSYSSRSAIRRRFNLEGSFEAMNRSCGCCGSCIEDEMQREHMETTCDFVTHVLCHTCALFQEGREIRRKVLHPGFNAQSTVVVLPPSEQTMGRK